The following coding sequences lie in one Nitratireductor mangrovi genomic window:
- a CDS encoding transglycosylase SLT domain-containing protein, with protein MRTVATILLLTVLAGCGSTQPRGINNVCAVFDQKDGWFGSWYSAAKSTEREYGVPASILMATIRIESGFDSDARPPREKLLGVIPWKRKSTAYGYSQALDGTWQGYKRETGRWRASRTDFADAIQFVGWYHYNSHRKNGIALNDAYNLYLAYYAGQAGYARGVWRGNAGMQNSARKAATMANDYASQMRQCGR; from the coding sequence ATTCGTACCGTCGCCACCATATTGCTTCTGACAGTGCTCGCCGGCTGCGGGTCCACCCAGCCGCGCGGCATCAACAATGTCTGCGCCGTCTTCGACCAGAAGGACGGCTGGTTCGGCAGCTGGTACAGCGCAGCCAAGAGCACTGAACGCGAATATGGCGTGCCGGCGTCGATCCTGATGGCGACCATCCGCATCGAATCCGGTTTCGATTCCGACGCCCGACCGCCGCGCGAGAAGCTGCTCGGCGTCATTCCGTGGAAACGCAAGTCGACCGCCTATGGCTATTCGCAGGCGCTTGACGGCACCTGGCAGGGCTACAAGCGCGAAACCGGGCGCTGGCGGGCGAGCCGGACCGATTTCGCCGACGCGATCCAGTTTGTCGGCTGGTACCACTACAACAGCCACCGCAAGAACGGCATCGCGCTCAACGACGCCTACAACCTCTACCTCGCCTATTATGCGGGGCAGGCGGGCTATGCGCGCGGCGTGTGGCGCGGCAATGCCGGCATGCAGAACTCCGCCCGCAAGGCCGCGACGATGGCCAACGATTACGCCAGCCAGATGCGGCAATGCGGGCGGTAG
- a CDS encoding cation transporter, with the protein MNDRPLPEHVTKALAKARRLEWWSLFFLLTIVLAMGLAAGASQTMKSAWIEDLLSMVPAVLFLVSARIERWRPDNRFPYGFHRVGSLAFFASALTLTAVGGLLVYEAADTLLRAARPTIGSVSMFGYDIWLGWVMMAAMAYSVVPPVILGQMKKPLAVITNDKILHTDAAMNAADWRTGLAGMAGLVGIAWGFWWADAVAAGIISVSILADGLANSRTALAELIDGAPRALDNGGLSSTAIRLRERLEADYPGHHVRIRETGRYMRAVLVPDNQPHLDPATADHLLGEDGWRLVEVGVALPSATPRPHTSEVSAPSDSAGLRPGRRGGRHLR; encoded by the coding sequence GTGAATGATCGTCCCTTGCCTGAGCATGTGACAAAGGCGCTGGCAAAGGCGCGAAGGCTGGAGTGGTGGAGCCTGTTTTTCCTTCTCACGATCGTGCTGGCGATGGGTCTGGCTGCCGGTGCCAGCCAGACGATGAAGTCGGCATGGATCGAGGACTTGCTCAGCATGGTGCCCGCTGTCCTGTTCCTGGTCTCGGCACGGATCGAGCGGTGGCGTCCCGACAACCGTTTCCCCTACGGATTTCATCGCGTTGGCTCGCTCGCCTTCTTCGCTTCGGCGCTTACCCTCACCGCAGTCGGCGGCCTGCTTGTATACGAGGCGGCGGATACGCTGCTGCGGGCTGCCAGACCCACCATAGGAAGCGTCAGCATGTTTGGCTACGACATCTGGCTCGGCTGGGTGATGATGGCGGCGATGGCCTACTCGGTCGTGCCGCCGGTCATCCTCGGTCAGATGAAGAAGCCGCTGGCGGTAATCACCAACGACAAGATCCTGCATACCGACGCCGCAATGAACGCGGCCGACTGGCGGACCGGGCTTGCCGGAATGGCTGGCCTCGTCGGCATTGCCTGGGGTTTCTGGTGGGCGGATGCGGTCGCGGCTGGTATCATCTCAGTGTCGATCTTGGCCGATGGCCTTGCCAACAGCCGTACCGCTCTGGCGGAACTCATCGACGGCGCCCCGCGGGCCCTCGACAATGGTGGCCTCAGCAGCACCGCCATCCGTTTGCGCGAACGGCTTGAGGCCGACTACCCCGGCCATCACGTCCGGATCCGTGAAACAGGTCGTTACATGCGCGCCGTTCTGGTCCCAGACAATCAGCCGCATCTCGATCCGGCCACTGCGGACCATCTTCTGGGAGAAGATGGCTGGCGCCTCGTGGAGGTCGGCGTCGCGCTTCCGTCCGCAACGCCTCGACCACACACATCCGAAGTCTCCGCCCCCTCCGATTCCGCGGGATTGAGACCCGGGCGGCGCGGCGGCCGGCATTTGCGCTAG
- a CDS encoding DUF3179 domain-containing protein: MLARTLVTLAALLFIVGNAFADAERWMREGWKTDFSRTLVDFGEILSGGPPRDGIPSIDDPQFAPARGIGTVADREPVIRLAVGGKVRAYPLQVLTWHEIANDVIGGVPVAVTYCPLCNAAIVFDRRVDGRTLDFGTTGKLRNSDLVMYDRQTESWWQQFTGEAIVGALTGKSLKLIPSRIVSFRAFREEHPEAPVLVPNDPKMRPYGRNPYAGYDQRAAPFLYRGDYPSNILAMERVVVVRTGGEPIIVSLEKVRNGGHVARGYEISYVDGVASALDATEIAEGRNVGTVEVTKDGQAVAHDVTFAFVAHAFHPEVPIVNE, encoded by the coding sequence TTGCTCGCCCGCACGCTGGTCACCCTCGCCGCCCTCTTATTCATCGTCGGCAACGCGTTCGCAGATGCCGAGCGCTGGATGCGCGAGGGCTGGAAGACCGACTTTTCGCGAACGCTGGTCGATTTCGGCGAAATCCTTTCCGGCGGGCCGCCGCGCGACGGCATTCCCTCCATCGATGACCCGCAATTCGCACCGGCGCGCGGGATCGGCACGGTGGCCGACCGCGAGCCGGTCATTCGGCTGGCCGTCGGTGGCAAGGTTCGCGCCTACCCGCTGCAGGTCCTGACCTGGCACGAGATCGCCAACGACGTCATCGGCGGCGTCCCGGTCGCCGTCACCTACTGCCCGCTCTGCAACGCGGCCATCGTTTTCGACCGCCGGGTCGACGGTCGCACGCTCGACTTCGGCACCACCGGCAAGCTGCGCAATTCCGACCTCGTCATGTATGACCGCCAGACGGAAAGCTGGTGGCAGCAATTCACCGGCGAAGCGATCGTCGGCGCGTTGACGGGCAAAAGCCTGAAGTTGATCCCCTCGCGCATCGTTTCCTTCAGGGCCTTCCGCGAGGAACATCCCGAAGCGCCGGTGCTGGTCCCCAACGATCCGAAGATGCGGCCCTATGGCCGCAATCCCTATGCCGGCTACGACCAGAGAGCCGCGCCGTTCCTCTATCGCGGCGACTACCCGTCAAACATTCTCGCCATGGAGCGTGTCGTCGTGGTCCGCACCGGCGGCGAACCGATCATCGTCAGCCTCGAGAAGGTCCGAAACGGCGGCCATGTCGCACGCGGCTACGAGATCTCCTATGTCGATGGCGTCGCTTCGGCGCTCGACGCAACGGAGATCGCCGAAGGCCGCAATGTGGGCACCGTCGAGGTCACGAAGGACGGTCAGGCGGTTGCACATGACGTGACTTTCGCCTTCGTGGCCCACGCCTTTCATCCCGAGGTGCCGATCGTCAACGAGTGA
- a CDS encoding SDR family oxidoreductase, with amino-acid sequence MTATILVTGASGQLGGAVLRHLLASQGVAPDNIIAVTRDPSRLADLAARGVTVRAGDFNDGPGLVEAFAGAEKILIISGADVGQRLAQHTAAVEAAVKAGAKRLAYTSMPNPEPGNSVIFAPEHHGTEEAIKATGLPYTLFRNGWYQENLLMSLPQAVASGQWYTSAGQGRVAHAAREDIAAAIAAALASEEAESVIYTLTGPEALTTDEIAARASRALGKALQVVHVSDDQLAGGMKAAGVPEAYVPMLVSFETNTREGGIDLVTDDIEKLTGVRPSAIEGFFTSHEAALAGKA; translated from the coding sequence ATGACCGCAACCATCCTCGTCACGGGCGCCTCGGGCCAGCTCGGCGGCGCCGTCCTTCGCCACCTGCTCGCCTCGCAAGGCGTCGCGCCAGACAATATCATAGCGGTTACCCGTGACCCTTCCAGGCTTGCCGACCTCGCCGCCAGGGGCGTCACGGTCCGCGCCGGCGACTTCAATGATGGACCGGGACTTGTCGAAGCCTTCGCGGGCGCGGAAAAGATCCTGATCATTTCCGGGGCCGATGTCGGCCAGCGTCTTGCGCAGCACACGGCGGCGGTGGAAGCCGCGGTCAAGGCGGGCGCGAAGCGCCTCGCCTACACGTCGATGCCCAATCCCGAGCCGGGCAACAGCGTCATCTTTGCGCCCGAGCACCACGGCACCGAGGAGGCAATCAAGGCGACCGGCCTGCCCTACACCCTCTTCCGCAACGGCTGGTATCAGGAAAACCTCTTGATGAGCCTGCCGCAGGCCGTTGCCTCCGGCCAGTGGTACACCTCCGCCGGCCAGGGTCGGGTGGCGCACGCCGCACGTGAAGACATCGCCGCCGCGATCGCGGCCGCGCTTGCCTCCGAGGAAGCGGAAAGCGTCATCTACACGCTCACCGGCCCCGAGGCGCTGACCACCGACGAGATCGCCGCGCGCGCGTCGAGGGCGCTGGGCAAAGCGCTGCAGGTCGTCCATGTGAGCGATGATCAGCTCGCCGGCGGCATGAAGGCAGCCGGCGTCCCTGAAGCCTATGTCCCGATGCTGGTGTCCTTCGAGACCAATACGCGCGAAGGCGGCATCGACCTCGTCACCGACGATATCGAGAAGCTGACCGGCGTCAGGCCATCGGCGATCGAAGGCTTTTTCACGAGCCACGAGGCCGCGCTCGCCGGGAAAGCGTAG
- a CDS encoding phytanoyl-CoA dioxygenase family protein: MQETIERDTHPSTSKVTTQLKDIEKTLPLRVLSEEDWQHWTAKGYVIVRNAAPQANVERLVDLLWRFDEKDPANPATWHAPQRREHKMTELNNTGMLEIYNHQYLWDNRMEPRIYDAFVDIWDREDLWVTIDRANLNPPRKTRGNPNGFIHWDADTSLRPLPIGVQGVLSLKKQDGDVGGFQCVPELFENFDEWVKTQPEDRDPMHPDITGLDVVNVEMDAGDLLIFNSLLAHGVRPNHSTDRVRMAQYVSMQPADWDNEAERRERIRLWRERDHPRRDAFPGDPREWEKHNAETARLTPLGERLLGLVPWN, translated from the coding sequence ATGCAGGAAACGATCGAGCGCGATACCCATCCTTCCACCTCGAAGGTGACGACGCAGCTCAAGGACATCGAAAAGACGTTGCCCCTGCGGGTTCTCTCGGAAGAGGACTGGCAGCACTGGACGGCCAAGGGTTACGTCATCGTCCGCAACGCCGCGCCGCAGGCGAATGTCGAGCGCCTCGTCGATCTGCTGTGGCGCTTCGACGAGAAGGATCCCGCCAATCCGGCCACCTGGCATGCGCCCCAGCGGCGCGAGCACAAGATGACGGAGTTGAACAACACCGGAATGCTGGAGATCTACAATCACCAGTATCTCTGGGACAACCGCATGGAACCGCGCATCTACGACGCCTTTGTCGACATCTGGGACCGCGAAGACCTCTGGGTCACCATCGACCGGGCCAACCTCAACCCGCCGCGCAAGACCAGGGGCAACCCGAACGGCTTCATCCACTGGGACGCCGATACCTCCCTCAGGCCTCTGCCGATCGGCGTCCAGGGCGTGCTGAGCCTGAAGAAGCAGGACGGCGATGTCGGCGGATTCCAGTGCGTGCCGGAACTGTTCGAGAATTTCGACGAATGGGTGAAGACACAACCCGAAGACCGCGATCCGATGCATCCCGACATCACCGGGCTCGACGTCGTGAATGTCGAGATGGATGCCGGCGACCTTCTGATCTTCAACTCGCTGCTCGCGCACGGCGTTCGCCCCAACCATTCGACCGACCGGGTGCGCATGGCGCAATATGTGTCCATGCAGCCCGCCGACTGGGACAATGAGGCCGAGCGTCGGGAACGCATCCGGCTCTGGCGCGAGCGCGATCACCCGCGGCGCGACGCCTTTCCCGGCGACCCGCGCGAATGGGAGAAGCACAATGCCGAGACCGCGCGCCTGACGCCGCTCGGCGAAAGGCTGCTCGGTCTTGTGCCCTGGAACTAG
- a CDS encoding pyridoxine 5'-phosphate synthase yields the protein MPAKLSVNLNAIAMLRNRRDLPWPSVTGLGRIALAAGAGGLTVHPRPDQRHIRFTDVPEIRALIDDEFPDREFNIEGYPTQDFLDLVQRAEPEQVTLVPDDPEQPTSDHGWDFVANADILRAIVARLKKNGARVSLFCDPDASEVQIAAAKSTGADRVEFYTGPYGACHDDSAKAAKELEKLEKTALLAHRAGLGVNAGHDLTVANLPGLARAIPHLLEVSIGHGLTADALEHGMAGSVRRFIAACQG from the coding sequence ATGCCCGCGAAGCTCTCCGTCAACCTCAACGCCATCGCCATGCTCAGGAACCGGCGCGATCTGCCGTGGCCGAGCGTGACCGGACTGGGCCGCATCGCGCTTGCCGCCGGCGCCGGCGGGCTGACGGTGCACCCGCGGCCGGACCAGCGCCATATCCGCTTCACCGACGTGCCGGAAATCCGGGCGCTGATCGATGACGAATTTCCCGACCGGGAGTTCAACATCGAAGGTTATCCCACGCAGGATTTCCTCGACCTCGTGCAGCGGGCCGAGCCGGAGCAGGTGACGCTGGTGCCGGACGATCCCGAACAGCCGACATCGGATCATGGCTGGGATTTCGTGGCCAATGCCGACATCCTGCGGGCGATCGTGGCGCGGCTGAAGAAGAACGGCGCGCGTGTGTCGCTGTTCTGCGACCCGGACGCTTCGGAGGTGCAGATCGCGGCCGCAAAGTCGACAGGTGCTGACCGGGTGGAGTTTTACACCGGGCCTTATGGCGCCTGCCACGACGATTCAGCAAAAGCGGCGAAAGAGCTGGAAAAGCTTGAAAAAACCGCGCTGCTTGCCCATCGGGCGGGGCTCGGCGTCAATGCCGGCCACGACCTGACAGTCGCCAACCTGCCGGGCCTGGCCCGCGCCATCCCGCACCTGCTCGAGGTGTCGATCGGCCACGGTCTGACGGCCGACGCGCTCGAACATGGCATGGCCGGGAGCGTGCGACGCTTCATTGCGGCCTGCCAGGGATGA
- a CDS encoding tetratricopeptide repeat protein yields MVDRAGLAAASLALFALAGCSSTTDGIDTVKTTSVSTDAGYGGAGDISAADLDAGRDHFRQANYGLAERHFRKAVELRASNAEAWMGLAAAYDQLGRFDFADRAYEQLVKLAGRQPRIVSNMGYSQYLRGNEKKALKLLEEARRAMPGDKVVEANIQLVRAG; encoded by the coding sequence ATGGTTGACAGGGCAGGACTGGCCGCCGCATCGCTGGCACTTTTCGCCCTTGCCGGCTGCAGCAGCACCACGGACGGCATCGACACGGTCAAGACCACTTCCGTCAGCACCGACGCCGGTTATGGCGGCGCCGGCGACATCAGCGCCGCCGACCTCGATGCGGGCCGCGACCATTTCCGCCAGGCCAATTACGGTCTCGCCGAGAGGCATTTCCGCAAGGCGGTCGAGTTGCGTGCCTCCAATGCCGAGGCCTGGATGGGCCTTGCCGCGGCCTATGACCAGCTCGGCCGGTTCGACTTCGCCGACCGCGCCTACGAACAGCTCGTCAAGCTTGCCGGCCGCCAGCCGCGCATCGTGTCCAACATGGGCTATTCGCAGTATCTGCGCGGCAACGAGAAGAAGGCGCTGAAACTGCTCGAGGAAGCCCGGCGCGCCATGCCGGGCGACAAGGTCGTCGAGGCCAACATCCAGCTCGTCAGGGCCGGCTGA
- a CDS encoding FAD-dependent oxidoreductase, giving the protein MRQLEIAVAGAGPAGLAAALVLRRAGHKVTIFERFEQAQPLGSGLMLQPTGLTVLSGLGLLEAILARGSRIDRLYGADARSGRTVLDVRYDRARFGLGIHRAALFDVLHDAVQAAGIAVETGTEIEALEEGDRPRLICTDGRRLGPFDLVVDASGARSRLKRFARDPSEPKPLAYGALWASLSWKPDGFDPHALVQRYDRASVMIGVMPIGRQSAGNREQAAFFWSLKPEAVEALHAAGLDVWKERVADYWPQTEAYLDQIESFDQLTLARYGHHTLKTPAGRGLAVIGDAAHSTSPQLGQGANMALLDAAALARALESHEELPDALAAYCRMRRWHVRLFQLLSWAFTPFYQSDSALLPFIRDRLVATVAKVPPAPHLLAGMVSGTLVDPFGPLGMVEGDWQLPPLRPVEQSVAAKR; this is encoded by the coding sequence TTGCGCCAGCTCGAGATCGCCGTCGCGGGAGCGGGGCCGGCGGGGCTGGCCGCGGCTTTGGTCCTGCGCCGGGCCGGGCACAAGGTGACGATTTTCGAGCGTTTCGAGCAGGCGCAGCCGCTCGGCTCCGGGCTGATGCTGCAGCCAACCGGGCTGACGGTGCTGTCCGGACTCGGGCTTCTGGAGGCGATATTGGCGCGCGGCAGCCGCATCGACCGGCTCTATGGCGCCGATGCGCGCTCCGGGCGCACCGTTCTCGACGTTCGCTATGACCGTGCCCGCTTCGGGCTCGGTATTCATCGCGCCGCACTGTTCGACGTGCTCCACGACGCCGTGCAGGCGGCTGGAATCGCGGTCGAGACCGGAACCGAGATCGAGGCGCTGGAGGAAGGCGACCGGCCGCGACTGATATGCACCGACGGGCGCCGGCTCGGGCCGTTCGACCTCGTGGTCGACGCCAGCGGGGCCCGCTCACGGCTCAAACGCTTCGCACGCGACCCGTCGGAGCCGAAGCCTCTCGCCTATGGCGCTCTATGGGCGTCGCTGTCGTGGAAACCGGACGGGTTCGATCCGCATGCGCTGGTGCAACGCTACGACAGGGCAAGCGTGATGATCGGCGTGATGCCGATCGGGCGGCAGTCGGCGGGAAATCGCGAACAGGCGGCTTTCTTCTGGAGCCTCAAGCCGGAGGCGGTCGAGGCCCTACACGCGGCGGGGCTCGACGTCTGGAAGGAGCGCGTCGCCGACTACTGGCCGCAGACCGAGGCCTATCTGGACCAGATCGAAAGCTTCGACCAGCTGACGCTGGCGCGCTACGGCCATCATACGCTGAAAACGCCGGCCGGCCGCGGATTGGCGGTGATCGGCGATGCCGCGCATTCGACCAGCCCGCAGCTGGGGCAGGGCGCCAACATGGCGCTCCTCGACGCGGCGGCGCTGGCCCGGGCGCTGGAAAGCCATGAAGAGCTGCCCGACGCGCTCGCCGCCTATTGCCGCATGCGGCGCTGGCATGTGCGTCTCTTCCAGCTGCTGTCGTGGGCCTTCACACCGTTCTACCAGTCGGATTCGGCACTGCTGCCTTTCATTCGCGACCGGCTGGTGGCGACGGTGGCGAAAGTCCCGCCAGCACCGCATCTTCTCGCCGGCATGGTGTCGGGCACGCTTGTCGATCCGTTCGGGCCACTGGGCATGGTGGAGGGCGACTGGCAGCTTCCTCCACTGCGGCCCGTGGAACAGTCGGTGGCGGCGAAGCGCTGA
- the ilvC gene encoding ketol-acid reductoisomerase: protein MRVYYDRDADLNLIKGKKVAIIGYGSQGRAHALNLKDSGVKEIAVGLKQGSATAKKVEADGLKVMTVAEAAKWADLMMMATPDELQADIYRDEIAPNIRDGAAIAFAHGLNVHFGLIEPKDTIDVLMVAPKGPGHTVRGEYQKGGGVPCLVAVHQDPSGNALDLGLSYACGVGGGRSGIIETNFREECETDLFGEQVVLCGGLVELIRAGFETLVEAGYAPEMAYFECLHEVKLIVDLIYEGGIANMNYSISNTAEWGEYVSGPRIITAETKAEMKRILKDIQTGKFTSEWMQEYRSGAARFKGIRRVNDSHQIEEVGEKLRGMMPWIAKNKLVDKAKN from the coding sequence ATGCGTGTCTATTACGATCGCGACGCCGATCTCAATCTCATCAAGGGCAAGAAGGTCGCCATCATCGGCTACGGGTCGCAGGGGCGGGCGCATGCGCTCAACCTGAAGGATTCCGGCGTCAAGGAGATCGCCGTCGGCCTCAAGCAGGGTTCGGCGACGGCCAAGAAGGTCGAGGCCGACGGTCTCAAGGTGATGACGGTGGCCGAGGCGGCGAAATGGGCCGACCTGATGATGATGGCGACGCCCGACGAATTGCAGGCCGACATCTACAGAGACGAAATCGCGCCCAATATCCGCGACGGCGCGGCGATCGCCTTCGCGCACGGCCTCAACGTGCATTTCGGCCTGATCGAGCCCAAGGACACGATCGACGTGCTGATGGTGGCGCCCAAGGGCCCGGGCCACACGGTGCGCGGTGAATACCAGAAGGGCGGCGGCGTGCCGTGCCTGGTGGCCGTCCATCAGGACCCGTCCGGCAACGCGCTCGATCTTGGCCTGTCCTATGCCTGCGGCGTCGGCGGCGGTCGCTCCGGCATCATCGAGACCAATTTCCGCGAGGAGTGCGAGACCGACCTGTTCGGCGAGCAGGTGGTTTTGTGCGGCGGCCTGGTCGAGCTGATCCGGGCCGGTTTCGAGACGCTTGTCGAGGCGGGCTACGCGCCGGAAATGGCCTATTTCGAATGCTTGCACGAGGTGAAGCTGATCGTCGACCTGATCTATGAGGGCGGCATCGCCAACATGAACTACTCGATCTCCAACACCGCCGAGTGGGGCGAATATGTCTCCGGACCGCGCATCATCACTGCCGAGACCAAGGCCGAAATGAAGCGCATCCTCAAGGACATCCAGACCGGCAAGTTCACCTCGGAATGGATGCAGGAATATCGTTCGGGCGCAGCCCGCTTCAAGGGTATCCGCCGGGTCAACGACTCGCACCAGATCGAGGAGGTCGGCGAGAAGCTGCGCGGCATGATGCCGTGGATCGCCAAGAACAAGCTGGTGGACAAGGCGAAGAACTAG
- a CDS encoding TetR/AcrR family transcriptional regulator C-terminal domain-containing protein — translation MQAENIASEESWTQRQGEVLDAVLALLVEGRDALTMSAVARRASCSKETLYKWFGDRDGLLTATVRWQAAKVRAGNYDRQHLDAAALTESLEAFAANWLTVISSKTSIALNRVAVSHAGSGRSNLGRIVLANGRFAIGERLKPLLEAGRATGLLAFDDTETAFRTFFGLVGRDVQIRLLLGDCLQPTAADIRADAERAVRQFLVLYGNTNNPDHNA, via the coding sequence GTGCAAGCCGAAAACATCGCCAGCGAGGAGAGCTGGACACAGCGACAGGGCGAGGTGCTCGACGCGGTGCTGGCGCTGCTGGTGGAAGGGCGTGACGCGCTGACCATGAGCGCGGTGGCGCGGCGGGCGAGCTGCTCCAAGGAAACGCTCTACAAATGGTTCGGCGACCGCGACGGCCTGCTGACCGCGACGGTGCGATGGCAGGCCGCCAAGGTGAGGGCGGGCAATTACGATCGCCAGCATCTCGACGCGGCGGCGCTGACCGAGAGCCTGGAAGCCTTCGCGGCCAACTGGCTGACGGTGATCTCATCGAAGACCTCGATCGCTCTCAACCGGGTCGCGGTCTCGCATGCCGGCTCGGGCAGAAGCAATCTCGGACGTATCGTGCTGGCCAATGGCCGCTTTGCGATCGGCGAGCGGCTGAAGCCGCTGCTGGAGGCGGGCCGGGCGACCGGACTGCTGGCGTTTGACGACACCGAGACGGCGTTCCGAACCTTTTTCGGTCTCGTGGGCCGAGACGTGCAGATCAGGCTGCTGCTCGGCGACTGCCTGCAGCCGACGGCGGCTGACATCAGGGCGGACGCGGAGCGGGCCGTGCGGCAGTTCCTCGTCCTCTACGGAAACACGAACAACCCCGACCACAACGCATAA
- a CDS encoding winged helix-turn-helix transcriptional regulator, translating to MDARPSSLKGKLAVYRATSNGASLQNCPVRNVVQNIFSRWSSLLMMALAEKSYRFGELRRLVPDISQRMLTQTLRDLQRDGYVHREVFPTKPPSVEYSLTDLGRSMFGSLRHLLDWAETNAEVVKAARARFDADVA from the coding sequence ATGGATGCCCGGCCCTCCAGCCTGAAAGGCAAGCTCGCGGTCTACCGCGCGACCTCCAATGGCGCGAGCCTGCAGAACTGTCCGGTGCGCAACGTGGTGCAGAACATCTTCAGCCGCTGGTCGTCGCTGCTGATGATGGCGCTGGCGGAAAAGTCCTACCGCTTCGGCGAACTGCGCCGCCTCGTTCCTGACATCTCGCAGCGCATGCTGACCCAGACGCTACGCGACCTGCAGCGCGACGGCTACGTCCACCGCGAGGTATTTCCGACCAAGCCGCCCAGCGTCGAATACAGCCTCACAGACCTTGGCCGCTCGATGTTCGGTTCGCTGCGGCATCTGCTCGACTGGGCCGAGACGAATGCCGAGGTGGTGAAAGCCGCGCGGGCGCGCTTCGATGCTGACGTAGCCTGA
- a CDS encoding ATP-dependent DNA helicase has translation MQFSPQQDDALKAVSRWLKAGQPQIFRLFGYAGTGKTTLARHFAEHVDGGVQFAAFTGKAAQVLRSKGATNARTIHSLIYRPRGEEAVEDEATGKTSINPTFSLNRQSPVARARLVVIDECSMVDEALGRDLMSFGTPILVLGDPAQLPPISGGGFFTEHEPDFLLTEIHRQARDNPIIRLALDVREGREFMKGDFGTAQVIGREEVDQELVLDADQVLVGINRTRRRYNQRLRELKDFDGLFPQSGDKLVCLRNDPAKGLLNGSLWKVMTASKETVKPGINLLVSPEEDDPDRGVAKIKLLKAAFEDPDADIPWSTKKRYDDFDYGYALTVHKAQGSQWDNVVLFDESFAFRDTRQRWLYTAITRAAERLTVVR, from the coding sequence ATGCAGTTTTCGCCGCAACAGGATGACGCGCTGAAGGCGGTTTCGCGCTGGCTCAAGGCCGGCCAGCCGCAGATATTCCGCCTGTTCGGCTATGCCGGCACCGGCAAGACGACACTGGCGCGGCATTTCGCCGAGCATGTCGATGGCGGCGTGCAGTTCGCCGCCTTTACCGGCAAGGCGGCGCAGGTGCTGCGCTCCAAGGGCGCCACCAATGCCCGCACCATCCACTCGCTGATCTACCGGCCGCGCGGCGAGGAAGCGGTCGAGGACGAGGCGACCGGCAAGACCTCGATCAACCCGACCTTTTCGCTCAACCGGCAAAGCCCGGTGGCGCGCGCCAGGCTGGTGGTCATCGACGAATGCTCGATGGTCGACGAGGCGCTCGGCCGCGACCTGATGTCTTTCGGAACGCCGATCCTGGTGCTCGGCGACCCGGCGCAGCTGCCGCCGATTTCCGGCGGCGGCTTCTTCACCGAGCACGAGCCGGATTTCCTTTTGACGGAGATCCACCGGCAGGCGCGCGACAACCCGATCATTCGGCTGGCGCTCGACGTGCGCGAGGGGCGCGAGTTCATGAAGGGTGATTTCGGCACGGCGCAGGTGATCGGGCGCGAGGAGGTCGACCAGGAACTGGTGCTTGATGCCGATCAGGTGCTGGTCGGCATCAACCGCACGCGGCGGCGCTACAACCAGCGCCTGCGCGAGCTGAAGGACTTTGACGGGCTGTTCCCGCAGTCGGGCGACAAGCTGGTGTGTCTTCGCAACGACCCGGCCAAGGGGCTTCTGAACGGCTCGCTGTGGAAGGTGATGACGGCCTCGAAGGAGACGGTGAAACCGGGCATCAATCTGCTTGTATCGCCGGAAGAGGACGATCCCGACCGCGGCGTGGCCAAGATCAAGCTTCTGAAGGCGGCGTTCGAGGACCCGGATGCCGATATCCCGTGGTCGACCAAGAAGCGCTACGACGATTTCGACTATGGCTACGCGCTGACCGTGCACAAGGCCCAGGGCTCGCAGTGGGACAATGTGGTGCTGTTCGACGAAAGTTTCGCCTTCCGCGACACGCGCCAGCGCTGGCTCTATACGGCGATAACGCGGGCGGCGGAGCGCCTGACGGTGGTGCGGTAG
- a CDS encoding STAS/SEC14 domain-containing protein: MLVNENPPNIKRIETDRPDAYAFEITGHITAPDIENMYGLLEGAYAVHDKIDLLVVIHDYEGFDWSAAFKESTMVGKTHALKHIRKYAVIGGPGWMRPVIGFFKPFFSLEMKHFEADEEEAAWKWLGASRAG; encoded by the coding sequence ATGCTTGTCAACGAGAACCCTCCAAACATCAAGCGCATCGAAACAGATCGCCCTGACGCCTACGCGTTCGAGATCACCGGGCACATCACCGCCCCCGACATCGAGAACATGTATGGCCTGCTGGAAGGCGCCTATGCCGTCCACGACAAGATCGACCTTCTGGTCGTCATCCACGACTACGAGGGCTTCGACTGGAGCGCGGCCTTCAAGGAATCGACCATGGTCGGCAAGACTCACGCGCTCAAGCACATCCGCAAATACGCCGTCATTGGCGGCCCGGGCTGGATGCGGCCGGTGATCGGCTTCTTCAAGCCGTTCTTCTCGCTCGAGATGAAGCATTTCGAGGCTGACGAGGAAGAAGCGGCGTGGAAATGGCTCGGCGCGTCGCGCGCCGGCTAG